The Polyangium mundeleinium genome contains the following window.
GCTGCTCTTCGGGGCCTCGGCGCTGCTCGAAGCGTTTCGTTTCGAGGAGGCGAAGGCCACGGCCGAGGAGGCGCTCGCCCTCGCGCGGCACTGCCGCCATGCCGTTTGCGCGGGCCGGGCCGAGTGGATCCTCCGATCGGTCGCGTACCGGATGGGCGTGCTCGATGGCGGGCCCGTGGACCATGAGCTCGTCGAGGCGACGCCGCTCGTGGGCGGCTCGGATCTCGAAGCGCTCGTGTGCCTGACCGAGGCCGCGGTCGCCCACCGCGCGGGGGATCGCGCCCTCGCGCGTGACCTCGGCGGCCGGGCCTACCGCGTGTGGCGGCCTTTGCAGGAGCGTGTCGGCGCGCTGCTCTCCGCGGGCCTCTTCCTCGTGCACGGCGGCGATTTGCCGGGGGCCGAGGTGCAGGCCCTCGTCGAGGCTGCGCGGACGTGCCCGATCCCCGGCGTGGGCGTGCAGGCGCTCGCGCTCCTCGTGGCGGCCGGGGTGCCGGTCACGTGGGGGAGGGACGACGTCGACAGGCTCGTCGTGCTCGTCCCTGTGGATCGGCGACGGGATCGGATGGATGTGCTCTCGGTGGAGGAGGCGCTCGAAGGAATGCCACGCGCCTAGCCGATTCACGCGGCCACGGCGCAAAGCGCGTTCACCGTCACGACGGCGCGGCCCGTGAGATCCGGCGTGTTCACGGCGCCGAGGTAGGTCAGCGCGTACGTCCCGCCGAGGCTCGCGTCAGGGGCGCTGTACGGCGCTTCGTTGAGGTTGTTCAGCGTGCTCGTCGTGACGCGGTCGAAGAGGTGCCACGTCTCCAGGGTGCCGCTGGCGATGGGCGTCACGACGAGCACGCCGACGCGCCGGTTGCCCTGGGTGATGTCGTAGATGCCGAGGTCGACCTGCTGCGGCAGGCTCGGCATCGCGGCGGAGATGCTCCCGGCGTTGTTCGAGGCGAGCCGGTCGCAACGCGCCTCGATGTACTCGATGCCGCAACCCGTCGAGATCGTCAGCCGCGCGAGGTAATCGTTCACGCTGAAGCTGGCCGGCGGCACGCCTGTGCCCCGGAACGACAGGCCCACGGGCGTGCCCAAAAACGAGCTGCTCGGGCGGACGTACTCCGCGTAACCGGAACCGATGGGTGCGCTCGTGTACAGAAACCAGTGCTCGACGCGGGTATCCCCGTCGAGCTCCGTCACCACGAGGCGCCCGACCTCGAGCAGCGGCGCGGTCGGAACACGCGGATCGCGCTGAAAAAGAATGTACTGACCTGCGCCGATATGCCCACTGATCATGGCGTACTCTCCTCGGAAGAACGAACAAGAGGCCCCGGGCGGGACGAACGGCCCCCCAGCCTTCATCGAGAGAGTTCCCGCTGCGGACCGATGTGACGAAAAAAAACTCCGCGGCCGGAAAGTTTGTCCGCCCCCTCTGACGGATCGGGGATGAACGGTGGGGAAACCTACCTCCTGGGCGCGGAGGCAGCTACGGAACCTCGCCGTTGCCCGCCGGGCGCGTCGGCACCGGCGGGCGTGGCGGGGGTGTTACTTGCAGAGGCCGTTCTGGCAGGTCGTGGCCGCCGGGCAGTCGGCGTTGCTCGCGCATTGCAGGATCGTGCAGTTGCCGTTCAGGCAGAGCTGCGGCGCCGGGCAGATCAAGGAGCCGGGGGTGACGTCGTCGACCACGCCGTCGCAGTCATTGTCGATCCCGTCGCACGTCTCGTTGGCGGGGACGCAGCCGCCGGGCAAGCAGACCCCGTTCGGCGTGCAGATCTGGCCGAGCGGGCAGTCGGCGTTGATCTGGCACGGCTGCACGACGCACGAGCCCATGATGCAGGTGCCGCCGTTCGGGCAGAGGGAGAGCCCGCCGGGCGTGGGATCGTCGACCAGGCCGTCGCAATCGTCGTCGAGGTTGTTGCAGTACTCGGGCGTGGGCATGCACATGCCGCCGCACTGGCCATTGACGCAGAGGGTGCCGTCGGCGCAGATCGTGTTCTCGTCGATCGAGCCGTTGCAGTTGTCGTCGACGCCGTTGCAGGCCTCGGGCTGCGGGACGCAGCCGTTCGGGTTGACGCACGTCCCGGTCGCCGGATCACAGAGATGGCCGGCGGGGCAATCGGCGTCGGCCATGCAGCCCTGGAATGTGCACATGCCATTGACGCACGTGCCGCCCATCGGGCAGAGGAGCGTGCCGGGCGTGGGCTCGTCGATCTGGCCGTCGCAATCGTTGTCGTAGCCGTCGCAGAGCTCGGGCGTGGGCGAGCACATGCCGCCGCACTGGCCATTGACGCAGGCGCTGCCGTCGGCGCAGAACGCGTTGTTGTCGGGGATGCCGTTGCAATCGTCGTCGAGGCCGTTGCAGGTCTCGGGCGCCGGGACGCAGCCGCCCGGCAAGCACACGCCGGCCATCGGGTTGCAGAGCTGGCCAGGCGGGCACTCCGCGTCGGTCATGCAATGCACGACCACGCAGGCGCCGGCCATGCAGGCGCCGCCGTTCGGGCAGAGGATCGCGCCGGGCGTGGGGTTGTCGACCTGGCCGTCGCAGTCGTTGTCGATGCCGTCGCATTGCTCGGGGAGGGCGCTGCACACCGGGTCCGGGACACACATCCCGAACATGTCGCAGAAATGGTCGGGCGGACAGTCGCACACGAGCTGGCACATGCCGTTCGCGTCGCAATACGCGTTCGGCGGACAGGGCATGTTCTCGTTGCATTGCGCCTGGCCGCCGCACATGCCATTCACGCAGATGCTCCCGTCGGCGCAGACGACGGGGCCGTTCGGGGTGGCGTCGATCTGCCCGTCGAGATCGTCGTCGACACCATTGCAAACCTCGGGCTGGGGGCCGTCGTTCTGCAGGATGCAAGCGCCGTTCACGCAGAACTGGCCGGGCGCGCAATCGGAGTCGGCATTGCACGCGCCGTTGCCGCCGATGATGACGGAATCGATACACCCGCCGAAGGGCGCGATCGCGAGGAGGGCGCCGAGGGGGAGGAGGGCCTTGAGGAAGGAAGCACGAAGGTTTTTCATGGCGTGGTCGTCTTTCTCGTGGATGGGCGCGCGCGTCCGTTCGCCCACGCAAAGGACGCGCGGCGCGGCTGTCCGGGTCTTCGTCTGGCTTCGTGGCCGGACGTCCGCCGATCCGTGAGGAAATGTTAAGGGCTCGCGGGACAGGCCTTCCGCACGCGATCGGCGAGCGGCGAACCGGGGCTCTCCGAAAGGAACCGGGCCGCCTCGGCGCGGGCCTCGGCGACGCGGCCGAGCTTGCAGAGTGCGAGCACGCGCGCCGCGGTCCGCTCCGCGCGCAGCGATTGCCCTTCTGCGCCC
Protein-coding sequences here:
- a CDS encoding MopE-related protein — encoded protein: MKNLRASFLKALLPLGALLAIAPFGGCIDSVIIGGNGACNADSDCAPGQFCVNGACILQNDGPQPEVCNGVDDDLDGQIDATPNGPVVCADGSICVNGMCGGQAQCNENMPCPPNAYCDANGMCQLVCDCPPDHFCDMFGMCVPDPVCSALPEQCDGIDNDCDGQVDNPTPGAILCPNGGACMAGACVVVHCMTDAECPPGQLCNPMAGVCLPGGCVPAPETCNGLDDDCNGIPDNNAFCADGSACVNGQCGGMCSPTPELCDGYDNDCDGQIDEPTPGTLLCPMGGTCVNGMCTFQGCMADADCPAGHLCDPATGTCVNPNGCVPQPEACNGVDDNCNGSIDENTICADGTLCVNGQCGGMCMPTPEYCNNLDDDCDGLVDDPTPGGLSLCPNGGTCIMGSCVVQPCQINADCPLGQICTPNGVCLPGGCVPANETCDGIDNDCDGVVDDVTPGSLICPAPQLCLNGNCTILQCASNADCPAATTCQNGLCK